In the genome of Deinococcus deserti VCD115, one region contains:
- a CDS encoding NUDIX hydrolase, with the protein MTTGAPELQGYSLPLAQALALPVRQRALAYVTRGQQELLVFEHTPEYPDAGVQVPAGGVEAGEGPAQAAVRELFEETGLPLHSPVHIASFHLTRAQRSQVYHFFWLRAPLDTPDAWAHRVTSGDGDHGMTFLCRFAPLDHPELIPDYGYEIAIPLLKLLLKENP; encoded by the coding sequence ATGACGACCGGTGCCCCGGAACTGCAGGGGTACTCTCTTCCTCTGGCGCAGGCTCTGGCCCTGCCAGTGCGGCAGCGGGCCCTGGCTTATGTCACCCGTGGCCAGCAGGAACTGCTGGTGTTCGAACACACGCCCGAGTACCCGGATGCCGGCGTTCAGGTTCCGGCTGGTGGCGTGGAGGCTGGCGAAGGTCCTGCGCAGGCCGCCGTACGTGAGCTGTTCGAGGAGACAGGACTGCCCCTGCACTCCCCGGTGCACATCGCCTCTTTCCACCTGACACGTGCACAACGGTCGCAGGTGTATCACTTTTTCTGGCTGCGTGCGCCACTGGATACCCCGGACGCCTGGGCACACCGTGTCACAAGCGGAGACGGCGATCACGGCATGACCTTTCTCTGCCGCTTCGCGCCGCTGGACCACCCCGAACTTATCCCCGATTACGGATATGAAATCGCCATTCCACTGCTCAAACTGCTGCTCAAGGAGAACCCATGA